The Carassius auratus strain Wakin chromosome 27, ASM336829v1, whole genome shotgun sequence genome includes a region encoding these proteins:
- the rnf220a gene encoding E3 ubiquitin-protein ligase RNF220a isoform X8, which yields MEEELQSIGNRETFLRVRANRQTRLNARIGKMKRRKPEDGQVCPLCSAPLTGTEEEMSRHVEQCLFKREGATEEDSADVEGENGTRFEEYEWCGQKRVRATTLLEGGFRGTGFAMCSTKESHDSDADLDVDGDDTLEYGKAQYTEADIIPCSGEDQGEAKEREALRGAVLNGGVPSNRITPEFSKWASDEMPSTSNGESSKQEPSSSSSSSTPRTCKNSEIEKITEDSTATTLEALKARIRELEKQILRGDRYKCLICMDSYTMPLTSIQCWHVHCEECWLRTLGNKKLCPQCNTITSPGDLRRVYL from the exons ATGGAAGAGGAGTTGCAGAGCATTGGCAATAGAGAA ACATTTTTGCGAGTGCGAGCTAACAGGCAAACACGATTGAATG CCCGGATTGGGAAGATGAAGCGCCGGAAGCCTGAGGATGGACAGGTATGTCCACTGTGCAGCGCCCCGCTGACAGGGACAGAGGAGGAAATGAGTAGGCATGTGGAACAATGTCTGTTCAAG AGGGAAGGTGCAACAGAAGAGGATTCTGCGGATGTTGAAGGAGAAAACGGAACACGGTTCGAGGAGTACGAGTGGTGCGGACAGAAGAGGGTCCGAGCTACTACATTACTAGAGGGTGGTTTCAGAG GAACAGGCTTTGCCATGTGTAGCACGAAGGAGAGCCATGACAGTGATGCTGACCTGGATGTGGATGGAGATGACACACTGGAGTATGGCAAAGCCCA GTACACTGAAGCAGACATCATTCCTTGTTCTGGAGAGGACCAGGGAGAGGCCAAAGAACGTGAGGCACTGCGTGGGGCTGTTTTGAA tggTGGTGTGCCATCCAATAGAATAACACCAGAGTTTTCAAAATGGGCCAGTGATG AAATGCCATCCACCAGTAATGGCGAGAGCAGCAAACAGGAGCCTAGCTCTTCATCTTCGTCCTCCACACCGAGGACCTGTAAAAACAGCGAGATCGAGAA gATCACAGAGGACTCCACAGCGACCACACTGGAGGCGCTAAAGGCCCGCATACGAGAACTGGAAAAGCAGATCCTCAGAGGAGACCGATACAAGTGTCTCATATGCATG GACTCATATACAATGCCACTCACCTCCATCCAGTGTTGGCACGTGCACTGTGAAGAATGCTGGCTTAGGACTCTG GGAAACAAGAAACTCTGCCCACAATGCAACACCATCACGTCGCCAGGGGACCTCAGGCGTGTGTATTTGTGA